A window from Onychostoma macrolepis isolate SWU-2019 chromosome 07, ASM1243209v1, whole genome shotgun sequence encodes these proteins:
- the scube2 gene encoding LOW QUALITY PROTEIN: signal peptide, CUB and EGF-like domain-containing protein 2 (The sequence of the model RefSeq protein was modified relative to this genomic sequence to represent the inferred CDS: inserted 1 base in 1 codon), with protein sequence MGAVWTARLLCLFLLLLNTRQSAAVPHNTDSDQCADGSDACHIDAICQNTPTSYKCTCKTGFKGDGKHCEDIDECDLEYNGGCVHECNNIPGNYRCTCLDGFHLAHDGHNCLDVDECIFNNGGCQHVCVNTMGSYECRCKEGFFLSDNQHTCIHRSVEGLSCMNKEHGCAHICKETPKGGVACECRPXFELAKNQRGCILTCNHGNGGCQHICEDTEQGPICRCHIRYTLHTDGRTCVERDETTPTTPDHNATSLAEVDKRVKRRLLMETCAVNNGGCDSTCKDTSTGVRCSCPVGFTLQPDGKSCKDIDECELHNGGCDHYCRNTIGSFECNCRKGFKLLTDERSCQDIDECFFERTCDHTCVNSPGSFQCVCNKGYTLYGLAHCGGKDTNSYLKIFLKLKLKVHDTVLLILTNHTELLQMKCNYMTFLGSSILRHNECSLNNGGCEHTCGNTMGSFECHCHAGYKLHWNKKDCIEAEDSALVPPPARPTLNCSKQGGGELCYLTCQSQVHISSGAEDSYTVTCGMPQPCHAGGQWKGNGSYCPGSGIKTIATFKSGQGKCNLKRSQENLAQSFKTALSDKRATENVQFSFVSLHCASSSRQQRSRHGRKAGEEEGSSITAQFELDVNLEEVAEGCDLACVRRRSEKRLRKTIRTLRKSINREQFHLHFAGSEYELAKKLVRPADPPDHCGTGQILLDKKCVKCSVGTYYDGEQGRCFLCPPGTYQDEEGQVSCDVCPGPEGRGIPRTAGARNISECGGQCRPGQFSHDGFVPCLPCPQGTYQPEVGRTSCFPCGGSLTTKYDGSVSFQDCETKVQCSPGHYYNTSTHRCIRCPIGTYQMEFGQNYCIACPGNTTTDFDGSTNIMQCKNRHCGGELGEFTGYIESPNYPGNYPANTECTWTITPPPKRRILVVVPEIYLPIEDECGDYLVMRKSSLPNSVTTYETCQTYERPIAFTSRSKKLWIQFRSNEGNSGKGFQVPYVTYDEDYQELIEDIVRDGRLYASENHQEILKDKKLMKALFDVLAHPQNFFNYTAQESREMFPKSFIRFLRSKVLRFLRP encoded by the exons ATGGGAGCTGTTTGGACTGCACGGCTCctctgtttgtttttgctctTGTTAAATACTCGCCAAAGCGCCGCAGTTCCTCACAACACTG ATTCAGATCAGTGTGCAGACGGAAGCGATGCCTGTCACATTGATGCTATTTGTCAAAATACCCCAACTTCATACAAGTGCACTTGTAAAACAGGATTTAAAGGGGACGGGAAACATTGTGAAG ACATTGATGAATGTGATCTGGAATACAATGGTGGCTGTGTACACGAATGTAACAACATACCCGGCAATTACCGCTGTACTTGCCTTGATGGGTTTCATTTGGCGCATGATGGACACAACTGTCTCG ATGTGGATGAATGTATCTTCAACAATGGTGGCTGTCAGCATGTATGTGTCAACACCATGGGAAGCTATGAGTGCCGCTGCAAGGAAGGCTTTTTCCTGAGTGACAATCAACACACATGCATCCATCGCTCCGTGG AAGGCCTGAGCTGTATGAATAAAGAACATGGCTGTGCTCACATCTGTAAGGAAACACCCAAAGGTGGCGTCGCCTGTGAGTGCCGGC GGTTTGAGTTGGCCAAGAACCAGCGGGGCTGCATCC TGACCTGTAACCATGGCAACGGGGGCTGCCAGCACATCTGTGAGGACACCGAGCAGGGGCCCATCTGCAGGTGTCACATCAGGTACACCCTGCACACAGATGGCAGAACCTGTGTAG aAAGGGATGAAACGACCCCCACCACCCCTGATCACAATGCCACGTCCTTGGCCGAGGTAGACAAACGAGTTAAGCGTCGACTGCTTATGG AGACATGTGCGGTGAATAACGGAGGCTGTGACAGCACCTGTAAGGACACATCCACAGGTGTACGCTGCAGCTGCCCAGTAGGATTTACTCTTCAACCTGATGGCAAATCCTGCAAAG ACATTGATGAGTGTGAACTCCATAATGGTGGCTGTGACCACTACTGCAGGAACACCATTGGCAGCTTCGAATGTAACTGTCGAAAAGGCTTCAAACTGCTGACGGACGAGCGTTCGTGCCAGG ATATTGACGAGTGCTTTTTTGAGAGAACGTGCGACCACACTTGTGTAAACTCACCTGGTAGTTTCCAGTGTGTTTGCAACAAGGGCTACACTCTTTATGGGCTTGCCCATTGTGGAGGTAAGGATACAAACAGctatttaaagatttttttaaaattaaaattaaaggtCCATGATactgttttattgattttgacGAATCACACAGAATTATTACAGATGAAGTGCAACTATATGACTTTTCTTGGTTCCTCCATTCTCAGACATAATGAATGTAGTTTGAACAATGGAGGATGTGAACACACCTGTGGAAACACCATGGGAAGCTTTGAGTGCCACTGTCATGCTGGTTACAAGCTGCACTGGAACAAGAAAGACTGTATCG AAGCAGAGGACTCTGCACTAGTGCCGCCACCTGCCAGGCCCACTCTCAACTGCAGTAAGCAGGGAGGGGGTGAGCTCTGCTACCTGACCTGCCAGTCGCAGGTTCATATCAGCAGTG GAGCTGAAGATTCATACACGGTGACCTGTGGAATGCCCCAGCCGTGCCACGCGGGAGGACAGTGGAAAGGGAATGGGTCATATTGCCCAG GTTCTGGAATCAAAACCATTGCTACATTTAAATCTGGACAGGGGAAGTGCAATCTGAAGCGGAGTCAGGAAAATCTTGCACAAAGCTTTAAAACCGCCCTGTCAG ATAAAAGAGCCACCGAGAATGTCCAGTTCAGCTTTGTTAGCCTGCACTGTGCCTCTTCGAGCAGACAGCAACGTAGTCGCCACGGGCGGAAGGCTGGCGAGGAGGAAGGGTCCTCCATCACTGCCCAGTTTGAGCTGGATGTGAACCTGGAGGAGGTAGCAG AGGGCTGTGACCTGGCATGTGTTCGGCGGCGCTCTGAGAAGCGTCTTAGGAAGACTATCCGCACTCTTCGGAAGTCCATTAACCGGGAGCAGTTTCACCTGCACTTCGCTGGATCGGAGTATGAGCTGGCTAAGAAACTCGTCCGACCCGCTGACCCACCAGACCACTGCGGCACCGGACAGATCCTGCTAGACAAGAAATGTG TCAAATGCAGCGTTGGCACGTACTATGATGGAGAGCAGGGGAGGTGCTTTCTTTGCCCTCCTGGGACGTACCAAGATGAAGAGGGGCAGGTGTCATGTGACGTGTGCCCGGGACCCGAGGGCAGGGGAATCCCAAGAACTGCAGGAGCACGCAACATTTCAGAGTGTGGAG GTCAGTGCCGTCCTGGTCAGTTCTCCCATGATGGTTTTGTGCCCTGTCTGCCCTGCCCACAAGGCACCTATCAGCCTGAGGTCGGCCGAACTTCCTGTTTCCCATGTGGAGGAAGCCTCACAACCAAATATGATGGTTCTGTGTCCTTCCAAGACTGTGAGACTAAAG TTCAGTGCTCCCCAGGGCATTACTATAATACCAGCACACACCGTTGCATCCGTTGCCCCATTGGAACCTATCAGATGGAGTTTGGCCAAAACTACTGCATTGCCTGCCCTGGAAACACTACTACTGATTTTGACGGATCCACAAATATTATGCAGTGCAAAA ACAGGCACTGTGGAGGAGAGCTGGGAGAATTCACCGGTTATATCGAATCCCCCAACTACCCCGGCAACTACCCAGCTAACACCGAGTGCACCTGGACCATTACTCCTCCTCCCAAGCGCAGAATCCTTGTTGTGGTACCTGAGATCTACCTTCCTATTGAGGACGAGTGTGGGGACTATTTGGTCATGCGGAAGAGCT CTCTGCCAAATTCAGTGACGACTTATGAGACGTGCCAGACGTATGAGCGACCCATCGCCTTCACCTCCCGCTCCAAGAAACTCTGGATCCAGTTCCGCTCCAATGAAGGAAACAGTGGAAAAGGCTTCCAAGTGCCATATGTAACGTATGATG AGGACTACCAGGAGCTCATTGAGGACATTGTTAGGGATGGAAGATTATATGCCTCTGAGAATCATCAAGAAATTCTTAAG GACAAGAAGCTTATGAAGGCCCTGTTTGATGTCCTGGCCCATCCGCAAAACTTCTTCAACTATACTGCACAAGAGTCTAGAGAAATGTTTCCAAAATCATTTATCAGATTTCTCCGCTCCAAAGTTTTGAGATTCCTACGCCCCTGA
- the slc7a6os gene encoding probable RNA polymerase II nuclear localization protein SLC7A6OS, with the protein MDPSTTILRVKRKRGTDPADALLLACKRIRPEATAAQPSDESEPEPQEPKIENSVFKLVATVVSQDAPVQPHVREALARPRLAHHALRPSQGSAQRIIGDLRSLKWSTRREERYRILSSHRAGLPTEPAPARGGEENDDSQTESRDGLSLGEVQVFDIVHEEEDVKMPGKTMSDPETILCNSVKMIREKLSVSGDGLGTEHREKEDDYVYDLYYQETATPGWIQDILSVRPYTQEGELVPDEVAWEEEVYEDEDDENAETNWRNDYPDESSEDDGDAEERYGGCWSEEHSYSRRGWECYQRDMMEQLENDKDEDEDEEERECNDSD; encoded by the exons ATGGACCCGAGCACGACCATTCTGCGGGTGAAGAGGAAGCGAGGCACTGATCCGGCGGACGCGCTGCTGCTGGCCTGTAAGCGGATCCGTCCGGAGGCCACGGCGGCTCAGCCCAGCGACGAGAGCGAGCCGGAGCCACAGGAGCCCAAGATAGAAAACTCCGTGTTCAAACTGGTGGCCACCGTGGTGTCGCAG GATGCTCCGGTACAGCCACATGTCCGTGAGGCTCTGGCTCGCCCACGTCTGGCCCATCATGCCTTGCGGCCATCACAAGGAAGCGCTCAGAGGATCATCGGTGATCTGCGCAGTCTCAAATGGAGCACCAGGCGAGAGGAACGGTACCGGATCCTGTCCAGCCACCGGGCCGGACTGCCGACAGAGCCCGCTCCTgcaagaggaggagaggagaacGACGACAGCCAAACAGAGAGCCGTGACGGCCTGTCTTTGGGAGAAGTGCAAGTGTTTGATATTGTGCATGAGGAGGAGGATGTCAAAATGCCTGGCAAG ACTATGTCTGACCCGGAGACAATCCTGTGTAACTCTGTGAAGATGATTCGTGAGAAGCTGAGCGTGTCGGGAGATGGGCTCGGTACTGAACATCGAGAGAAAGAGGACGATTACGTGTATGACCTGTACTACCAGGAGACGGCCACACCAGGCTGGATCCAGGACATTCTGTCTGTCAGACCCTATACACAAGAGGGAGAGCTG GTTCCTGATGAAGTGGCCTGGGAGGAAGAAGTGTATGAAGATGAGGATGACGAAAACGCTGAAACCAACTGGAGAAATGACTACCCAGATGAGAGCAGTGAGGATGACGGTGATGCAGAAGAGCGTTATGGAG GTTGCTGGAGTGAAGAGCACTCGTACAGCAGGAGGGGCTGGGAATGCTACCAGCGGGACATGATGGAGCAGTTGGAGAATGACAAAGATGAGGATGAAGACGAGGAGGAACGAGAGTGTAATGATTCTGACTGA